The sequence below is a genomic window from Nostoc flagelliforme CCNUN1.
GCACTTCACAAAACCAAAACATATACTGGTAGGAATGCCCGTTTTAGTACGCAGCCCTCCATCTCGCCCTTTGGCGAAAGCAAAGTATGAACGATAAGCCAGGGAGTGTCCATCTACGAGGATGAACGTGGGGCGTGTTGCGGTTGTAGAAGTGATTTCAGACATAGCCCTATTTTAGCCAGAAGCTTTGTCACATAGTTAGCAATTTCCAATGCTAGTTCAGCTTTGCTTTGGCAACAATAACGTAGTTTTGCGTACAAAGGGACTTCCAAATCAAAAACATTCAATTTTTTCTACTACTCACCACAGACTGCTAGAGCCTGTTAACCTCTTACTGGAACTTAAAATCTAGGAAATTATGCAGAAAGCATCTGCCACACATTTGGCATCTACTGATCATCAGTCTGCTACAAAAGACATTAAACTACTAGTTTTGGATATAGATGGCACGATCGCTGGACACTCTAACACCATCAGCGAACCTGTAAAGCAAGCTATTATTGCAGCGCAAGCACGAGGAATTCAAGTGGCGATCGCTACAGGTAGGATGTATCGTTCAGCCTTGCGCTTTCACCAAGATATCGGCTCTACACTACCATTAATGGCCTATCAAGGAGCCTGGATTCAAGATCCGATCACTCAAAAAATCCATCGCCATTGGGCTGTTTCCAGGGAAATCGCCCACCAGCTACTCGACTATTTTGAACAGCCTGAGTTGCGATCGCTCCTATCTGTCCACTTCTACATCAACGATCAACTATACGTCCGTGAAGTAACCAGAGAAACCCAAATTTATGCAGAACGTTCTGATATTACCCCGATTCCCGTGGGTGATTTGCGCCAAGCCTTAACGAATGAACCAACAAAAATTCTCGCTTTGTCTGATGACACTGATGTGATCGACAAGCTATTAGGAAATTTGCGCCGTCAATACACACCGGCTGAACTTTATCTCACAACATCTGTTGCTACCTTCTTTGAAGCAACTAACGCCTCTGTGAATAAGGGAACTGCTGTGCGTTATCTAGCCGAAGAATTGTTGGGATTACAGTTAGCCAATGTTATGGCGATTGGCGATAACTTCAATGATGTGGAAATGCTGGAGTATGTTGGCCTCGGTGTAGCTATGGGCAACGCACCAGCAGGAGTGCAAGCGATCGCGCAGTGGGTAGCTCCTAGCGTAGAGGAAGACGGAGCAGCAGTAGCAATTGAAAAGTTTTTGCTGTAATGAGGGTACTTTTTCAAACCTAACCCATATAAATCAGAAAGGACACCGACGACTGGCCGTGTTTCGTCTCGGTGCCCTAGCTGGTTCGCTCCTCACACACCTGTTAATGTAGCTGAGGTGATGCATTGAGTCAATAGATATATAAAAGTTTTTATTTTTGCCTAAGCGACATTACCGATTCATAACTCCAAGGGCGCAAAAACACCCAAGTTTTCCTCTAACACAAATCTTAATACTGACTGAGTAGCCATAAGCAATCCGAGTCTGGCTTGGGCTAACTCTGGTGAAGTAATTTTCACCTCACCCCAAATCCGGCAATTACACCAAAACTTTTCAAAAGCTTGGCTCAAACTCAGCGCTATTTTTTCCCATTTCACAGAACCCTTAACATCAGCGCACTCTATGTTGTCTACCACTTGTATTAACTCACCAATTAAACGACGCTCATCTGGGTGATTTAGTCGCAGTGTTCCGTCACAATTAAGCCAAGGCAAAGGGTTAGGAGAGATAACACTCCAAAAAACTGGACTAGTATTTGGAACTGGTTCTCTAAGTTTAATCAATCCCTCTCGATGAGCCAGAAGCACTAGCGAACAGCAGCGTGCATGGGCATATTGAACAGCGAACAAATTGGGCATTGGGCATTGGGCATTGGCTTTAGTAATCCCCCTTGTCCCCTCATCTCCCTCATCTCCCTCATCTCCCTCATCTCCCTCATCTCCCCCACTCCCCACTCCCCACTCCCCACTCCCGACTACGAGACTTTGTAACCAAGTCGCTAACGTCGAGTGAGTTAATTCAAAATGTATCAAACCAGGGGGAACTATTTGGATGCTAAAAACGTCTCCACAAATCCCTGATATATCTGAGGCGATCGCACTAGCAAGCTCCATTGCTTTTCGATTCTGAGATTTTGATAGTCCCAAAGACACATTTGAGGTGTATAAAACTCTATTATTATCTCTACCTTTATATAGAGGAATTTTTTTGTTTTTTATGTACTTGTTTTCTGCTTTATAAGTATCATTGCTTAGTGATTTTATTAAATAACTGTACACTAACTGTTTAATTGATGTATATTTGCTAACTTGTAATTTATAATGCACGTAATATTATTTAAATAATCATGTAAGATATATTCGTTACTTTTTTTGTCATCTATCTTGCGGTATAAATTTAATTTAGATAAAGAAAAATGAGAAGAGGATAAAATTTGATGAATAATCGATGAATAGTAAGTAAATTTTACTACCATCATTGTACAGTAGGAAGTATAACAAAAGAGTAGAGAGTAATTTGCTTTCTATTCTTTGTATTGGCTGGCGCTGTTAGGCGTTAAGCCTGCCTCGTCAACACAAAGACACTCCTTGCACCCTTTTATTTACGTCTTTGTCTTCAGCCGAACGCTCTTTGTTACCTATGCAATCTCCATCCTCCTTTTCTGAGGCATCACGGCCTTTTTTAACTTGGCAACGCATTCTTGACTGGGCTCAAGAACACTACCGCTGCCGTACCTTTAGCAAAGATGAGCGCATTCCAGCCCGGCCTGGATTGCTATATTTGGTGCAAAGGGGTGCGATCCGTATGGTAGGAACCGCCCAAGTTAGTGCGACTGCCAGCCAGCTAACGTCTCGACGAATTAACAGAACCCCAGAAGAAGCGTTCTTGGGTTTTGTGGGAGCGGGACAGCCATTTGAAATTGTTGCTCAATCACCATTTACACTCCAGTCTTACGCCCATGTTGACCAAACTGCGGTGTTGTGGATGTACTGGCACGATTTAGACAACTGGCCTCACTTCCGTCGTGAAGTTATGGATGCCTTTAGGTATCAGCACCAGCGTAAGCTACTGTGGCTGAGTGCCTTGGGACAACGCCGCACAATTGACCGACTCTTAGGATTTCTCACATTGTTAATTGAGGAATATGGAGAGCCAGCAATGAGCGACACTGATCCTGATGTGATTCGCGGTTATTGTCTGCCCTTCCCCCTCACCCATGCCCAAATTGGTAGTGCGATTGGTTCCACTCGTGTTACCGTCACCCGCTTGATGGGTAAGCTGCGTCAACGTGGCTTAATTTTGACTCAAGGCGATAATCTCATTTGCTTGCCAGCAGAGTCGATTAATAGAGCTGGTTAAAGCACAGTTCAGAGCGGCGATTTCCGCCACTCTGTCTTGAGTGCGATGGGCTACGCCCCGCCGGAGACGATCGCAAGAGTCAGCGAATTTTGACAAACCCAGCTTGGCTAATCAGTTCCTGTCCCTGCTCAGTCAGCAGTAAGTTGGCGTAAGCGACACCTGCTTGCTGCTCAGTCTGACCATTCTGTTTGACCACCACAAACAGATTGCGGGTAATCGGGTATTTTCCTGATTGGAAACCCTCAATGTTCAATTTGTTTCGTTTACCAGGACATTCGGACGGGAGGACAGATGGTTCTTGGTATGGAGCAATATATTGCCCTTGCGTCCGCCCCAACGGCAAGGCTTTGATTGAGCATTG
It includes:
- a CDS encoding Cof-type HAD-IIB family hydrolase, which codes for MQKASATHLASTDHQSATKDIKLLVLDIDGTIAGHSNTISEPVKQAIIAAQARGIQVAIATGRMYRSALRFHQDIGSTLPLMAYQGAWIQDPITQKIHRHWAVSREIAHQLLDYFEQPELRSLLSVHFYINDQLYVREVTRETQIYAERSDITPIPVGDLRQALTNEPTKILALSDDTDVIDKLLGNLRRQYTPAELYLTTSVATFFEATNASVNKGTAVRYLAEELLGLQLANVMAIGDNFNDVEMLEYVGLGVAMGNAPAGVQAIAQWVAPSVEEDGAAVAIEKFLL
- a CDS encoding DALR anticodon-binding domain-containing protein; the encoded protein is MELASAIASDISGICGDVFSIQIVPPGLIHFELTHSTLATWLQSLVVGSGEWGVGSGGDEGDEGDEGDEGDEGTRGITKANAQCPMPNLFAVQYAHARCCSLVLLAHREGLIKLREPVPNTSPVFWSVISPNPLPWLNCDGTLRLNHPDERRLIGELIQVVDNIECADVKGSVKWEKIALSLSQAFEKFWCNCRIWGEVKITSPELAQARLGLLMATQSVLRFVLEENLGVFAPLEL
- a CDS encoding Crp/Fnr family transcriptional regulator, which codes for MQSPSSFSEASRPFLTWQRILDWAQEHYRCRTFSKDERIPARPGLLYLVQRGAIRMVGTAQVSATASQLTSRRINRTPEEAFLGFVGAGQPFEIVAQSPFTLQSYAHVDQTAVLWMYWHDLDNWPHFRREVMDAFRYQHQRKLLWLSALGQRRTIDRLLGFLTLLIEEYGEPAMSDTDPDVIRGYCLPFPLTHAQIGSAIGSTRVTVTRLMGKLRQRGLILTQGDNLICLPAESINRAG